Proteins encoded together in one Bradyrhizobium sp. PSBB068 window:
- a CDS encoding cytochrome P450 has protein sequence MDGHARELADGFDLERLTPKFYADPYPTYRALREHAPVKRLPNGCYFLTRYDDLIAAYKNTRTFSSDKKTEFLPKYRDSLLYEHHTTSLVFNDPPAHTRVRRLIMGALSPRAIAGMEPDLIALVDSLLDRIAAKERFELIEDFASAIPVEVIGNLLDVPHEEREPLRDWSLAILGALEPVIGKDAFDRGNAAVKDFLAYLETLVERRRARPGNPERDVLTRLIQGEDNGERLTAKELLHNCIFLLNAGHETTTNLIGNGLVTLTQYPGEKQRLIAQPELIKTAVEEMLRFESSNQLGNRMIVEETELGGIKLPAGTLVTLCIGAANRDPAQFPNPENFDVARTPNRHLAFGTGAHQCAGMALARLEGAIAISRFLKRFPNYLLDGEPVRGGRVRFRGFLSVPCRRGA, from the coding sequence ATGGACGGGCACGCGCGCGAGCTGGCTGACGGTTTCGACCTGGAAAGGCTGACCCCGAAGTTCTACGCCGACCCCTACCCGACCTATCGCGCGCTACGCGAGCACGCGCCGGTCAAGCGCCTGCCGAACGGCTGCTATTTCCTCACCCGCTACGACGACCTGATCGCCGCCTACAAGAACACCAGGACGTTCTCCTCCGACAAGAAGACGGAGTTTCTGCCGAAATACCGCGACTCGCTGCTCTACGAACACCACACGACCAGCCTCGTCTTCAACGATCCGCCGGCGCACACCCGCGTGCGGCGCTTGATCATGGGCGCCTTGTCGCCGCGGGCAATCGCCGGCATGGAGCCGGACCTGATCGCGCTGGTCGACAGCCTGCTCGACCGGATCGCAGCCAAGGAGCGCTTTGAGTTGATCGAGGATTTCGCCTCGGCGATTCCGGTCGAGGTGATCGGCAACCTGCTCGACGTGCCGCACGAGGAGCGCGAACCGCTGCGCGACTGGTCGCTGGCGATCCTGGGTGCGCTGGAGCCGGTGATCGGCAAGGACGCGTTCGACCGCGGCAACGCCGCGGTGAAGGATTTCCTCGCCTATCTCGAAACCCTGGTCGAACGCCGCCGCGCCAGGCCGGGCAATCCCGAGCGCGACGTGCTGACCCGATTGATCCAGGGTGAGGACAATGGCGAGCGGCTGACCGCGAAGGAACTGCTGCACAACTGCATCTTCCTGCTCAATGCCGGCCACGAGACCACGACCAACCTGATCGGCAACGGTCTGGTGACGCTGACCCAATACCCTGGGGAGAAGCAGCGGCTGATCGCGCAGCCGGAGCTGATCAAGACCGCGGTCGAGGAGATGCTGCGTTTCGAAAGCTCCAACCAGCTCGGCAACCGCATGATCGTGGAGGAGACCGAGCTCGGCGGCATCAAGCTGCCGGCCGGCACGCTGGTCACGCTGTGCATCGGCGCCGCCAACCGCGATCCCGCGCAATTCCCCAACCCGGAAAACTTCGACGTCGCACGCACGCCGAACCGCCATCTCGCCTTCGGCACCGGCGCGCATCAATGCGCGGGCATGGCGCTGGCGCGCCTTGAAGGCGCCATCGCGATCTCGCGGTTCCTCAAGCGCTTCCCGAACTATCTGCTCGACGGCGAGCCGGTGCGCGGCGGCCGGGTGCGGTTCCGCGGCTTCCTCAGCGTGCCATGCCGGCGCGGCGCGTGA
- a CDS encoding two pore domain potassium channel family protein, with translation MTTEQLRERWGDSLLTVLTGLLLVMMFVVAPLQALGLFEFQVFELLLAIFLVGGVFVMSGSAIAVVTMLVALAMIVTGAILRLHSPSILDLNLFAGSWLLVGITMAVTVARAIFAPGRVTYHRVIGAILFYLTVAVIFVALYTFIGTLVPDAFAGMKIEDRPSLASQLIYFSFATLTTTGYGDVAPLHPMARSLCNVEAIFGQLYPATLLARLVTLEIAHRDRDS, from the coding sequence ATGACGACAGAGCAATTGCGCGAGCGCTGGGGCGATTCGCTGCTGACGGTGCTGACCGGACTGCTCCTGGTCATGATGTTCGTGGTCGCGCCGCTACAGGCGCTCGGCCTGTTCGAATTCCAGGTTTTCGAGCTGTTGCTCGCGATCTTCCTGGTCGGCGGCGTGTTCGTGATGTCGGGCAGCGCGATCGCCGTCGTCACCATGCTGGTCGCTCTGGCGATGATCGTGACCGGCGCGATCCTGCGCCTGCACTCGCCGTCGATCCTCGACCTCAATCTGTTCGCCGGCTCCTGGCTTCTGGTCGGCATCACGATGGCAGTGACGGTCGCGCGGGCGATCTTCGCGCCGGGGCGCGTCACCTACCACCGGGTGATCGGCGCGATCCTGTTCTATCTCACGGTCGCGGTGATCTTCGTGGCGCTCTACACCTTCATCGGCACGCTGGTCCCGGACGCATTTGCCGGCATGAAGATCGAAGACCGGCCGTCGCTCGCAAGCCAGCTGATCTATTTCTCCTTCGCCACGCTGACGACAACCGGCTACGGCGACGTCGCACCATTGCATCCGATGGCGCGCAGCCTGTGCAATGTCGAGGCGATCTTCGGCCAGCTCTACCCGGCGACGCTGCTCGCCCGGCTGGTCACGCTCGAGATCGCGCACCGCGATCGGGATTCGTAG
- a CDS encoding aldehyde dehydrogenase, with translation MSKANRLDRRAVVAELLRDRKGAFAVGGLGASTYDIAAAGDHDRNFYLWGGMGGAVMIGLGLALAQPTLPVVVITGDGEMLMGMGSLATVALQQPKNLSIIVLDNEAYGETGGQASHTGGTADLVGVAKACGIGDSRSISTMAEVETFASSLQDVTAGPRFASAKIDGANLERVLSSRDGTYIVNRIRGSIGHSPI, from the coding sequence ATGAGCAAAGCCAATCGCCTCGACCGCCGCGCGGTGGTTGCCGAACTGCTCAGGGATCGCAAGGGCGCCTTCGCCGTCGGCGGCCTCGGTGCCTCGACCTATGACATCGCCGCGGCCGGCGACCATGACCGCAACTTCTATCTCTGGGGTGGCATGGGCGGCGCCGTGATGATCGGGCTCGGCCTGGCGCTGGCGCAGCCGACGCTGCCGGTCGTCGTGATCACCGGCGACGGCGAGATGCTGATGGGGATGGGGAGCCTTGCGACCGTCGCGCTGCAGCAGCCGAAAAACCTCTCGATCATCGTGCTCGACAACGAGGCCTACGGCGAGACCGGTGGCCAGGCGAGCCACACCGGGGGAACCGCCGACCTTGTGGGTGTTGCCAAAGCCTGCGGAATCGGAGATAGCCGCTCGATCAGCACGATGGCCGAGGTTGAGACTTTTGCCTCGTCTTTGCAAGATGTTACAGCGGGGCCGCGGTTCGCGAGCGCGAAGATCGACGGGGCCAATCTGGAACGCGTGCTGTCCAGCCGCGACGGCACCTACATCGTCAACCGCATCCGCGGGTCGATCGGACACAGTCCAATTTAA
- a CDS encoding TetR/AcrR family transcriptional regulator codes for MSTLRMTSDLRRQLILSAAKRCFARNGFAGTTTKSVAAAAAISEGLLFKHFPSKAALYAEILAEECEADPDLAHLLGQEPSTATLVELVQGMVGHFMQLRDAPDQEEAQRMRLMVTSHLDDGEFARLLYDKVGKLIGPTFAASLDRAIAAGEATRIGDEPLNLFWFAHHTVLMGALTQLPATPCLPYGDAAAAEQQLCQFILRGIGLTEAAISTHLSRQPSPSAGPSVTAESA; via the coding sequence ATGTCTACCTTACGCATGACGAGTGACTTGCGGCGTCAGTTGATCCTGAGCGCTGCAAAGCGGTGCTTCGCCCGGAACGGCTTTGCCGGCACCACGACGAAAAGCGTGGCGGCTGCGGCTGCCATTTCGGAAGGGCTATTGTTCAAGCACTTCCCGTCGAAGGCTGCGCTCTACGCCGAAATCCTTGCCGAGGAGTGCGAGGCGGACCCTGATCTCGCGCATCTGCTCGGCCAGGAGCCTTCGACCGCGACGCTGGTCGAACTGGTGCAAGGCATGGTCGGTCACTTCATGCAACTGCGCGATGCGCCGGACCAGGAAGAGGCGCAGCGGATGCGGCTGATGGTGACGAGCCATCTCGACGACGGCGAGTTTGCGCGCCTGCTGTACGACAAGGTCGGCAAGCTGATCGGTCCAACCTTCGCCGCCTCGCTCGACCGGGCGATCGCCGCCGGCGAGGCCACGCGGATCGGCGACGAGCCGCTCAACCTGTTCTGGTTTGCGCACCATACCGTGCTCATGGGGGCGCTGACGCAGCTGCCTGCGACACCTTGTCTCCCCTATGGTGATGCTGCAGCGGCCGAGCAGCAGCTTTGCCAGTTCATTCTTCGCGGCATCGGACTTACCGAAGCCGCAATCTCAACTCATTTGAGCCGCCAGCCGTCGCCGAGCGCAGGACCGTCGGTAACTGCAGAAAGTGCATGA
- a CDS encoding efflux RND transporter periplasmic adaptor subunit: MNIQTESHISGQPIKEKQAKRPVRLVRWFIIVGLLLALLVGALVGFNAFRSHMIAQFFANNKPPPSNVTAAEAKTEVIPNLLTAVGDLVAVHQVNVTTDVPGRITEILFTAGSHVKAGTPLVQLFDAPEQGDLASFKAQATVGEQQLDRAKQLASRQFGPQSTVDTAQATYDQAKAGIAKTEALISQKLVRAPFEGDLGVRQVEVGQYLTAGTQIVSLTDLSVLYANMTVTEKQSSQIKVGQIVRIAVDAYPGRTFDGKITTIEPQIATDTRNIRVQATIQNPDSILKPGMFATATIVLPEKPPVVTIPETAVDYTLYGDSVFLITEKKGEDGKTTLTAERTFVKTGNRVEGRVEILKGLKAGDKVVAVGQIKLQSGMAVAISTDPAPPVPAEPPRY, translated from the coding sequence ATGAATATCCAGACCGAAAGCCATATCTCGGGTCAACCGATCAAGGAGAAGCAAGCCAAGCGTCCCGTCCGTTTGGTGCGCTGGTTCATCATCGTAGGCCTGTTGCTGGCCCTGCTGGTCGGCGCGCTGGTCGGCTTCAACGCCTTCCGCAGCCACATGATCGCGCAGTTCTTCGCCAACAATAAGCCGCCGCCGTCGAACGTCACGGCTGCCGAGGCTAAGACCGAAGTGATTCCGAACCTCTTGACTGCCGTCGGCGATCTCGTCGCCGTGCACCAGGTCAACGTCACGACCGACGTGCCGGGCCGCATCACCGAGATCCTGTTCACCGCCGGCAGCCATGTGAAGGCGGGCACGCCGCTGGTGCAGCTGTTCGACGCGCCGGAACAGGGCGACCTCGCCAGCTTCAAGGCGCAGGCAACCGTCGGCGAGCAGCAACTCGATCGCGCCAAGCAGCTTGCGTCGCGCCAGTTCGGGCCGCAGTCGACCGTCGATACCGCGCAGGCGACCTACGACCAGGCCAAGGCGGGTATCGCCAAGACCGAGGCGCTGATCTCGCAGAAGCTGGTGCGCGCGCCGTTCGAAGGCGATCTCGGCGTTCGCCAGGTCGAAGTCGGCCAGTATCTGACGGCCGGCACGCAGATCGTATCGCTGACCGATTTGTCGGTGCTGTATGCCAACATGACCGTGACCGAGAAGCAGAGCTCGCAGATCAAGGTCGGTCAGATCGTGCGGATCGCGGTCGACGCCTATCCGGGTCGCACCTTCGACGGCAAGATCACCACCATCGAGCCGCAGATCGCGACCGATACCCGCAACATCCGAGTGCAGGCGACGATCCAGAATCCGGACAGCATCCTCAAGCCCGGCATGTTCGCGACCGCCACCATCGTGCTGCCCGAGAAGCCGCCGGTCGTGACGATTCCGGAAACCGCGGTCGACTACACGCTGTACGGCGACTCCGTGTTCCTGATCACCGAGAAGAAGGGCGAGGACGGCAAGACCACCCTGACCGCCGAGCGTACCTTCGTGAAGACCGGCAACCGTGTCGAGGGCCGGGTCGAGATCCTCAAGGGCCTGAAGGCCGGTGACAAGGTCGTGGCCGTCGGCCAGATCAAGCTGCAGTCCGGCATGGCGGTCGCGATCTCGACCGACCCGGCGCCGCCGGTGCCGGCCGAGCCGCCGCGCTACTAA
- a CDS encoding phosphonopyruvate decarboxylase has protein sequence MHARADTAVSWPEEIFSILQRFEVRQVPYVPDAGHSELIERVLGSSSMRGIALTTEEEGVALLAGAWAGGQRGVLLMQSSGVGNCINMLSLVQIFRLPFLTLVTMRGEWGEFNPWQVPMGSNTQGILELSGIKVLRAAHPGEVREVVEAGAAQAYNACTPTAVLLSQRLIGAKVFTK, from the coding sequence ATGCATGCCCGTGCCGACACCGCGGTCTCCTGGCCCGAGGAGATCTTTTCGATATTGCAGCGCTTCGAGGTGCGCCAGGTGCCCTACGTGCCGGACGCCGGGCATTCGGAGCTGATCGAGCGGGTGCTGGGGTCGTCATCGATGCGCGGCATTGCACTGACCACAGAGGAGGAGGGCGTGGCGCTGCTCGCGGGCGCCTGGGCCGGCGGCCAGCGCGGCGTGCTGCTGATGCAGTCGAGCGGGGTCGGCAATTGCATCAACATGCTGTCGCTGGTGCAGATCTTCCGCTTGCCGTTCCTCACGCTGGTGACGATGCGCGGCGAATGGGGCGAGTTCAATCCCTGGCAGGTGCCGATGGGCTCGAACACGCAGGGCATTCTCGAATTGTCGGGGATCAAGGTGTTGCGTGCAGCGCATCCCGGTGAGGTTCGCGAGGTCGTCGAGGCCGGCGCGGCGCAGGCCTACAACGCCTGCACGCCAACCGCCGTCCTGCTGTCGCAGCGGCTGATCGGGGCAAAGGTCTTCACCAAATGA
- a CDS encoding ornithine--oxo-acid transaminase, translated as MRPPVTDFIAREAQFGAHNYAPLGVVLTRGEGVWVWDTDGNRYLDCLSAYSAVNQGHCHPKILAAMIEQAGRLTLTSRAFHNDQLALFYEQLADLTGSHKVLPMNSGAEAVESAIKSVRKWGYEVKGVPDDQAEIIVCADNFHGRTLAIVGFSTDPASRVHFGPFAPGFKVIPFGNARALEAAITPNTVAFLVEPIQGEAGVIIPPAGYFAGVRELCTRNDVMLILDEIQTGLGRTGKLLAEQHEGIEADVTLLGKALSGGFYPVSAVLSNNEVLGTLKPGQHGSTFGGNPLACAVARAALRVLVDEGMIENAAAQGVRFIDGLRSIRANTVREVRGRGLMLAVELHPEAGPARRYCELLREHGILAKDTHDHTIRVAPPLVITGDQVDWALEQIGAVLTQDLT; from the coding sequence ATGCGTCCGCCAGTCACCGATTTCATCGCCAGGGAAGCGCAATTCGGCGCCCACAACTACGCGCCGCTCGGCGTCGTGCTGACGCGCGGCGAAGGCGTCTGGGTTTGGGATACCGACGGCAATCGCTACCTCGATTGCCTCTCCGCCTATTCAGCGGTCAATCAGGGCCACTGTCATCCGAAAATCCTCGCCGCGATGATCGAGCAGGCCGGCCGCCTGACGCTGACCTCGCGGGCCTTCCACAATGACCAGCTCGCCTTGTTCTACGAGCAGCTCGCCGATCTGACCGGCTCCCACAAGGTGCTGCCGATGAACAGCGGCGCGGAGGCAGTGGAGAGCGCAATCAAGTCGGTGCGCAAATGGGGCTACGAGGTCAAGGGCGTGCCCGATGACCAGGCCGAGATCATCGTCTGCGCCGACAATTTCCACGGACGCACCCTGGCGATTGTCGGCTTCAGCACCGACCCGGCGAGCCGCGTGCATTTCGGGCCGTTTGCGCCGGGCTTCAAGGTCATTCCGTTCGGCAACGCCAGGGCACTGGAAGCCGCGATTACGCCGAACACCGTTGCCTTCCTGGTCGAGCCGATCCAGGGCGAGGCCGGCGTCATCATTCCCCCTGCAGGCTATTTCGCCGGGGTCCGCGAGCTCTGTACCCGCAATGACGTGATGCTGATCCTCGACGAGATCCAGACCGGACTTGGCCGCACCGGCAAGCTGCTGGCGGAGCAGCACGAGGGCATCGAGGCCGACGTGACGCTGCTCGGCAAGGCGCTGTCCGGCGGTTTCTATCCGGTCTCGGCGGTGCTCTCCAACAACGAGGTGCTCGGCACGCTGAAGCCCGGCCAGCACGGCTCGACCTTCGGCGGCAATCCGCTCGCCTGCGCGGTCGCGCGCGCGGCGCTGCGCGTGCTGGTCGACGAAGGCATGATCGAGAACGCGGCCGCGCAAGGCGTGCGCTTCATCGACGGCTTGCGCAGCATCCGTGCCAACACGGTTCGCGAGGTGCGTGGACGCGGGCTGATGCTCGCGGTCGAGCTTCACCCCGAGGCCGGTCCCGCGCGCCGCTATTGCGAGCTGCTGCGGGAGCACGGCATCCTCGCCAAGGACACCCATGACCACACCATCCGGGTCGCCCCGCCGCTGGTCATTACGGGAGATCAGGTCGATTGGGCGCTGGAACAGATCGGCGCTGTGTTGACACAGGATTTGACCTGA
- a CDS encoding sugar phosphate isomerase/epimerase translates to MRDFSRDHRWLSLNTATVRKQGDLLAIIEACARLGIRAIDPWRDQVAAVGLDRAVRAVKDAGLDLSGYCRGGMFTADNAHRSAARDDNRRAVDEAVALGASCIVLVVGGLPQYSRPGSAMSKDIAAARNQVHDGIAEMLDYAKQARLPLAIEPLHPAYAADRACVNTTKHALDLCDALDPGRTGAIGVALDVYHIWWDPELMAQIARAGRDRLLAFHVCDWLVPTKDILNDRGMMGDGVIDIKSVRAAVEAQGFAGYSEIEIFSNDWWGRPLDEVLQTCIERHRTVV, encoded by the coding sequence ATGCGCGATTTTTCCAGAGATCACCGCTGGCTGTCGCTGAACACGGCAACCGTCCGCAAGCAGGGCGATCTTCTCGCCATCATCGAGGCCTGCGCGCGGCTCGGCATCCGCGCCATCGATCCCTGGCGCGACCAGGTCGCTGCCGTCGGTCTCGACCGTGCCGTGCGCGCGGTGAAGGACGCGGGGCTCGATCTGTCGGGCTATTGCCGCGGCGGCATGTTCACGGCCGATAACGCGCATCGCAGCGCGGCACGCGACGACAACCGCCGCGCCGTTGACGAGGCCGTCGCGCTCGGTGCCTCCTGCATCGTGCTCGTCGTCGGCGGCCTGCCGCAATATTCTCGGCCCGGCAGCGCGATGTCCAAGGACATCGCCGCAGCGCGCAATCAGGTGCATGACGGCATCGCCGAGATGCTGGACTATGCGAAGCAGGCAAGACTGCCGCTCGCGATCGAGCCGCTGCATCCGGCCTATGCCGCCGACCGCGCCTGCGTGAACACCACGAAGCACGCGCTCGACCTCTGCGACGCGCTCGATCCCGGCCGCACTGGTGCGATCGGCGTCGCGCTCGACGTCTATCACATCTGGTGGGACCCGGAGCTGATGGCCCAGATCGCGCGCGCCGGCAGGGACCGGCTGCTCGCATTCCATGTCTGCGACTGGCTGGTGCCGACCAAGGACATTCTCAACGACCGTGGCATGATGGGTGACGGTGTCATCGATATCAAATCTGTGCGCGCGGCGGTCGAAGCGCAGGGCTTCGCCGGCTATTCGGAGATCGAGATATTCTCGAATGACTGGTGGGGCCGGCCGCTGGACGAGGTGCTGCAGACCTGCATCGAGCGGCACCGGACGGTGGTTTAG
- a CDS encoding multidrug efflux RND transporter permease subunit, with protein sequence MAFTDIFIKRPVLSVVVSLLILLIGLRAAMVLPIRQYPNLSNTVVTITTSYPGASPELINGFITTPIEQAVASAEGVDYMTSNSVLGTSTIQVYVKLNHDPNQALTEVLAKVNSVKYLIPKEAFDPVVTKATGDTIAVMYLGFSSEELTGSAISDYLTRVVQPVLSTVDGVASADILGGQTFAMRVWLDPTRMAGRGVSPNDVAAAIAANNFQAAAGQTKGFFIVSNVSANTDLQNIDQFKRMIVKAKDGGFVRIEDIATVELAAQSTDASVAFNGEHAIFIGIKATPQGNPLTLVKGVRALFPDMERNLPPSMKMKVAYDSTKFIQSSIDEVEKTLTEAVLIVVVVIFLFLASLRSVIIPVVTIPLSLIGVCILMLAAGFSFNLLTLLAMVLAIGLVVDDAIVVVENIHRHLEEGLPPVQASLKGAREIVGPVVSMTITLAAVYAPIGFLGGVTGTLFREFAFTLAGSVIVSGVIALTLSPMMCSVFLKSAEEGRFAKLVNRVFGALTRAYGRQLDRSLDYRPITALFAVTILGLVGFLYMHIQKELAPQEDQGIVFAVTKAPKYANIDYIDFYGDKMDKEFQKFPETDLRFILNGITGPQGGFAGMLLKPWDERKRSAQTLQPLVQNELSKIEGVSAFAFSLPPLPGGPGGLPVQMVISSTAGFQQVFDQMNKLKEAARKSGLFIVTDSDLDFNQPVVRVKVDRSKASDLGITMQSIGGALATLLGGNYVNRFNLEGRSYQVIPQVPRANRLAPESFDNYYVPTATGQLVRLSTVVTVETGVDPNALTHYNQLNSSTFQAVPMPGVSMGQAVDFLQGEAKKLPSGFTFDFLADSRQYVHEGNQLLVTFAFAIIIIFLVLAAQFESLRDPFVIMISVPMAIVGALIPLFFGVATMNIYTQVGLLTLVGLITKHGILMVEFANELQLNEGLDRRSAIEMSARIRLRPILMTTAAMVTGLLPLLTASGAGAASRFSIGLVVVTGMTIGTLFTLFVLPMVYTVIATDHQAAARSERAKQIADYELEGRGGALKPT encoded by the coding sequence ATGGCCTTCACTGATATTTTCATCAAGCGCCCGGTGCTGTCGGTCGTCGTCAGCCTGCTGATCCTCTTGATCGGCTTGCGCGCGGCGATGGTGCTGCCGATCCGGCAATATCCGAACCTGTCGAACACCGTGGTGACGATCACGACGTCGTATCCCGGCGCGTCGCCCGAACTGATCAACGGTTTCATCACCACGCCGATCGAGCAGGCGGTCGCTTCGGCCGAGGGCGTCGACTACATGACGTCGAACTCGGTGCTCGGCACCTCGACGATCCAGGTCTACGTCAAGCTCAATCACGATCCGAACCAGGCGCTCACCGAGGTGCTCGCCAAGGTCAATTCGGTCAAATACCTGATCCCGAAGGAAGCCTTCGACCCGGTCGTGACCAAGGCGACCGGTGACACCATCGCCGTGATGTATCTCGGCTTCTCCAGCGAGGAGCTGACCGGATCGGCGATCTCGGACTATCTGACCCGCGTCGTGCAGCCGGTGCTCTCGACGGTCGACGGCGTCGCGTCGGCCGACATCCTCGGCGGCCAGACCTTCGCGATGCGCGTCTGGCTCGATCCGACCCGGATGGCCGGACGCGGCGTCTCGCCCAACGACGTTGCGGCCGCGATCGCCGCCAACAACTTCCAGGCGGCCGCCGGCCAGACCAAGGGCTTCTTCATCGTCTCCAACGTCTCGGCCAACACCGACCTTCAGAACATCGATCAGTTCAAGCGCATGATCGTGAAGGCGAAGGACGGCGGCTTCGTGCGCATCGAGGACATCGCGACGGTGGAGCTCGCGGCGCAGTCGACCGACGCCAGCGTCGCCTTCAACGGCGAGCATGCGATCTTCATCGGCATCAAGGCGACGCCGCAGGGCAACCCGCTGACCCTGGTCAAGGGCGTGCGCGCATTGTTCCCCGACATGGAGCGCAACCTGCCGCCGTCGATGAAGATGAAGGTGGCCTACGACTCCACCAAGTTCATCCAATCGTCGATCGACGAGGTCGAGAAGACGCTGACTGAAGCGGTCCTGATCGTCGTCGTCGTGATCTTCCTGTTCCTGGCTTCGCTGCGGTCGGTGATCATTCCCGTCGTCACCATTCCGCTGTCGCTGATCGGCGTCTGCATCCTGATGCTGGCGGCAGGTTTCAGCTTCAACCTGCTGACGCTGCTGGCGATGGTGCTCGCGATCGGTCTCGTGGTCGACGACGCCATCGTGGTGGTGGAGAACATCCATCGACATCTCGAGGAGGGCCTGCCACCCGTGCAGGCATCACTGAAAGGTGCGCGCGAGATCGTGGGCCCGGTCGTCTCCATGACGATCACGCTGGCGGCGGTGTACGCGCCGATCGGCTTCCTCGGCGGCGTGACCGGCACGCTGTTCCGCGAATTCGCCTTCACGCTGGCCGGCTCGGTGATCGTGTCGGGCGTGATCGCGCTGACGCTGTCGCCGATGATGTGCTCGGTGTTCCTCAAGAGCGCGGAGGAGGGGCGTTTCGCCAAGCTGGTCAACCGCGTGTTCGGCGCGCTGACGCGTGCCTATGGCCGCCAGCTCGACCGTTCGCTCGACTACCGTCCGATCACGGCGCTGTTCGCCGTCACCATCCTCGGCCTGGTCGGCTTCCTCTACATGCACATCCAGAAGGAGCTGGCGCCGCAGGAAGACCAGGGCATCGTGTTCGCGGTGACCAAGGCGCCGAAATACGCCAACATCGACTACATCGACTTCTACGGCGACAAAATGGACAAGGAGTTCCAGAAGTTTCCCGAGACCGACCTGCGGTTCATCCTGAACGGCATCACCGGTCCGCAGGGCGGCTTCGCCGGCATGCTTCTCAAGCCCTGGGATGAGCGCAAGCGCTCGGCCCAGACGCTGCAGCCGCTGGTGCAGAACGAGCTGTCGAAGATCGAAGGCGTCAGCGCATTCGCGTTCAGCCTGCCGCCGCTGCCCGGCGGACCCGGCGGTCTGCCGGTGCAGATGGTGATTTCGTCGACCGCCGGCTTCCAGCAGGTGTTCGACCAGATGAACAAGCTGAAGGAAGCCGCGCGCAAGAGCGGCCTGTTCATCGTCACCGACAGCGACCTCGACTTCAACCAGCCGGTGGTTCGGGTGAAGGTCGATCGCTCCAAGGCGAGTGACCTCGGCATCACCATGCAGTCGATCGGCGGCGCGCTGGCGACGCTGCTCGGCGGCAACTACGTCAACCGCTTCAACCTCGAAGGTCGCTCGTATCAGGTGATCCCGCAGGTGCCGCGCGCCAACCGGCTCGCGCCTGAATCGTTCGACAACTACTACGTCCCGACCGCGACCGGGCAGCTGGTGCGGCTGTCGACGGTGGTGACCGTCGAGACCGGCGTCGATCCGAACGCGCTGACCCACTACAACCAGCTCAACTCGTCGACCTTCCAGGCCGTGCCGATGCCCGGCGTCTCGATGGGCCAGGCGGTGGACTTCCTGCAGGGTGAAGCCAAGAAGCTGCCGTCCGGCTTCACATTCGACTTCCTGGCCGACTCCCGGCAATACGTCCACGAAGGCAACCAGCTGCTGGTCACCTTCGCGTTCGCCATCATCATCATCTTCCTGGTGCTGGCGGCGCAGTTCGAGAGCCTGCGCGATCCGTTCGTGATCATGATCTCGGTGCCGATGGCGATCGTCGGCGCCTTGATCCCGCTGTTCTTCGGTGTCGCCACCATGAACATCTACACCCAGGTGGGCCTGTTGACGCTGGTCGGACTGATCACCAAGCACGGCATCCTGATGGTGGAGTTCGCCAACGAGCTGCAGCTCAACGAGGGGCTCGACCGTCGCTCGGCGATCGAGATGTCGGCCCGGATTCGTCTGCGTCCGATCCTGATGACGACGGCGGCGATGGTCACCGGCTTGCTGCCGTTGCTCACCGCCTCGGGCGCCGGCGCGGCCAGCCGGTTCTCGATCGGGCTCGTCGTCGTCACCGGCATGACGATCGGCACGCTGTTCACCCTGTTTGTGCTGCCGATGGTCTACACCGTGATCGCAACCGACCACCAGGCCGCGGCCCGTTCGGAGCGCGCCAAGCAGATCGCCGACTACGAACTGGAAGGCCGCGGCGGCGCATTGAAACCAACCTGA